Proteins from a genomic interval of Anabrus simplex isolate iqAnaSimp1 chromosome 13, ASM4041472v1, whole genome shotgun sequence:
- the LOC136884887 gene encoding gastrula zinc finger protein XlCGF57.1: MKEDPVWLEGTASTSFDNYKITSEEMNFKEEPKSELAEPRETQASIDIKDEICIDEHTVGQLVTCFKEEDKLENVAVSTEGERPHYCEVCRNNFCTKYYLERHLVTHTEVNPYICRHCGKKLSTKQSLKRHLLNHTGQRAHSCHLCCKRFSTKQNLQHHLLTHTGIRPHSCNVCGNRFATKQNLRQHFFTHTRDHQRSCGQCPSKFQSMSQLEKHLLSHTGEHPYSCHKCGKNLSTKQSLQLHLFTHTGERPYSCDVCGKRFPTKKNLRRHVLTHPGEHPHSCDACGHRFSTKQRLRRHNLTHTGERPIFCDQCGNSFSTKYYLEKHLLSHTGDRPYSCDHCCNKFSTKYYYEKHLLSHNELHPFSCDKCVKTFSTKQSLRKHLHNHIS, translated from the exons gacaattataAAATTACATCAGAGGAGATGAATTTTAAAGAAGAACCGAAATCGGAGTTGGCAgagccaagagaaacacag GCTTCTATTGATATCAAGGATGAAATATGCATAGATGAACACACAGTTGGTCAGCTGGTCACCTGTTTTAAGGAAGAAGATAA ACTTGAGAATGTTGCTGTATCGACTGAAGGTGAGCGACCACATTACTGTGAAGTATGCCGTAATAATTTTTGCACTAAGTACTATCTTGAAAGACACTTGGTTACTCACACTGAAGTGAACCCGTATATTTGTCGCCATTGCGGTAAGAAGCTATCTACAAAACAAAGTCTTAAACGTCATCTGCTTAACCACACTGGACAGCGTGCACATTCCTGTCATCTATGTTGTAAAAGGTTTTCCACCAAGCAGAATCTTCAACATCACCTTCTCACCCATACTGGTATACGTCCTCATTCCTGTAATGTATGTGGTAATAGATTTGCTACGAAGCAGAATTTAAGACAACACTTTTTTACTCATACTAGAGACCATCAACGTTCTTGTGGTCAGTGCCCTAGTAAGTTTCAGAGCATGTCACAGCTTGAAAAACACTTGCTTAGTCATACTGGGGAGCATCCATATTCATGCCATAAATGCGGTAAAAATCTTTCTACCAAACAAAGTCTCCAGCTACACCTGTTTACACATACTGGCgagcgtccatattcctgtgatGTGTGTGGTAAGAGGTTCCCTACTAAGAAGAATCTTCGAAGACACGTGCTTACACATCCTGGAGAGCATCCACATTCCTGTGATGCTTGCGGACATAGGTTTTCTACCAAGCAGCGTCTTCGACGGCATAATCTCACCCATACTGGTGAGCGTCCTATTTTTTGTGATCAATGCGGTAATAGCTTTTCTACAAAGTACTATCTTGAAAAGCACTTACTTAGCCATACTGGAGATCGTCCGTATTCGTGTGATCATTGCTGTAATAAGTTTTCAACAAAGTACTATTATGAGAAACACTTGCTTTCGCATAATGAGCTGCATCCATTTTCCTGTGATAAATGCGTGAAAACATTTTCTACTAAGCAAAGTCTTAGAAAACACCTGCATAACCATATTAGCTAG